Proteins co-encoded in one Setaria viridis chromosome 9, Setaria_viridis_v4.0, whole genome shotgun sequence genomic window:
- the LOC117840071 gene encoding probable inorganic phosphate transporter 1-8 produces the protein MARGGDNLQVLSALDAAKTQWYHFTAIIVAGMGFFTDAYDLFCISLVTKLLGRIYYTDTTKLDPGSLPPNVAAAVNGVAFCGTLAGQLFFGWLGDKLGRKSVYGMTLMLMVLCSIASGLSFGDTPTGVMATLCFFRFWLGFGIGGDYPLSATIMSEYANKRTRGAFIAAVFAMQGFGILAGGIVTLIISAAFRAGYPAPAYQDSPKDSTVSQADFVWRIILMLGAAPALLTYYWRMKMPETARYTALVAKNAKQAAADMSKVLQTEIVDEQEKLDTMVTSTGNSFGLFSREFARRHGLHLLGTASTWFLLDIAFYSQNLFQKDIFTSINWIPKARTMSALEEVFRISRAQTLIALCGTVPGYWFTVALIDVVGRFTIQLLGFFMMTVFMLGLAVPYHHWTTPGNHIGFVVMYAFTFFFANFGPNSTTFIVPAEIFPARLRSTCHGISAAAGKAGAIIGAFGFLYAAQNQDKSKVDHGYPAGIGVRNSLFVLAGVNMLGFILTFLVPESKGKSLEEMSGEADDGEEEAVGGRAVRPSQTQMV, from the coding sequence ATGGCGCGTGGGGGCGACAACCTGCAGGTGCTGAGCGCGCTGGACGCGGCCAAGACGCAGTGGTACCACTTCACGGCCATCATCGTCGCCGGCATGGGCTTCTTCACCGACGCCTACGACCTCTTCTGCATCTCCCTCGTCACCAAGCTGCTCGGCCGCATCTACTACACCGACACCACCAAGCTCGACCCGGGCTCGCTGCCGCccaacgtcgccgccgccgtcaacgGCGTCGCGTTCTGCGGCACGCTGGCGGGCCAGCTCTTCTTCGGCTGGCTCGGCGACAAGCTCGGCCGCAAGAGCGTCTACGGGATGACGCTCATGCTCATGGTGCTCTGCTCCATCGCGTCCGGGCTCTCGTTCGGCGACACCCCCACGGGGGTCATGGCCACGCTCTGCTTCTTCCGATTCTGGCTCGGCTTCGGCATCGGCGGCGACTACCCGCTCTCGGCGAccatcatgtccgagtacgccaACAAGCGCACCCGCGGTGCCTTCATCGCGGCCGTCTTCGCCATGCAGGGGTTCggcatcctcgccggcggcatcgTCACGCTCATCATCTCCGCGGCGTTCCGCGCCGGGTACCCTGCCCCGGCGTACCAGGACAGCCCCAAGGACTCCACCGTGTCGCAGGCCGACTTCGTGTGGCGCATCATCCTCATGctcggcgccgcgccggccctgCTCACCTACTACTGGCGGATGAAGATGCCCGAGACGGCGCGCTACACCGCGCTCGTCGCCAAGAACGCCAAGCAGGCCGCCGCCGACATGTCCAAGGTCCTCCAGACGGAGATCGTCGACGAGCAGGAGAAGCTCGACACGATGGTCACCTCCACGGGCAACAGCTTCGGCCTCTTCTCCAGGGAGTTCGCGCGCCGCCACGGGCTCCACCTCCTCGGCACCGCCAGCACGTGGTTCCTGCTCGACATCGCCTTCTACAGCCAGAACCTGTTCCAGAAGGACATCTTCACCAGCATCAACTGGATCCCCAAGGCCCGCACCATGAGCGCGCTCGAGGAGGTGTTCCGGATCTCCCGCGCCCAGACGCTCATCGCGCTCTGCGGCACCGTCCCGGGCTACTGGTTCACCGTCGCCCTCATCGACGTCGTCGGACGCTTCACCATCCAGCTGCTGGGGTTCTTCATGATGACCGTCTTCATGCTCGGCCTCGCCGTGCCGTACCACCACTGGACGACGCCGGGCAACCACATCGGCTTCGTCGTCATGTACgccttcaccttcttcttcgccaACTTCGGGCCCAACAGCACGACCTTTATCGTGCCCGCCGAGATCTTCCCGGCGCGGCTGCGGTCGACGTGCCACggcatctccgccgccgcggggaagGCCGGCGCCATCATCGGGGCGTTCGGGTTCCTGTACGCGGCGCAGAACCAGGACAAGAGCAAGGTGGACCACGGGTACCCCGCGGGCATCGGCGTCCGCAACTCGCTCTTCGTGCTCGCAGGGGTCAACATGCTCGGCTTCATACTCACGTTCCTCGTGCCGGAGTCCAAGGGGAAGTCGCTCGAGGAGATGTCCGGCgaggccgacgacggcgaggaggaggccgtcggCGGCCGCGCGGTGCGGCCGTCCCAGACCCAGATGGTGTAG
- the LOC117840113 gene encoding uncharacterized protein, whose protein sequence is MLPRSPPSAAAGPMVPGVGGVEPAVTLDRVPRWSDPDQRIFPSASDETSSAEGGGSEPPVASGFLSFSDPLTGDGAGGGGRGGASRFPVDQEINSRIYLWRGHPWNLEVDAVVNSTNESLDEAHSSPGLHAAAGSGLAEECATLGGCRTGMAKMTNAYDLPARKVIHTVGPKYAVKYHTAAENALSHCYRSCLELLIENGLESIAMGCIYTEAKNYPREPAAHVAIRTVRRFLEKQKGNIAGVVFCTTSSSDTEIYKRLLPLYFPRDKQEEEIAVSKLPADVGDENGETVIDERKIRIRPLPAGVVDRTVTAAPIDLPLSDSGSALKRASFKLDSYLDPSFMSIIKDPDLRRREQWEKSAQAQKGFNYARLLGYGDLGCPSLSAAEEYSLHSRYLAKANSLNLSEIAEMKIIYRGGVDIEGRPVLVVVGAHFLLRCLDLERFVLHVVKEFEPLIQKPYTIVYLHSAASLQPQPDLGFMKRLQQILGRKHQRNLHAIYVLHPTLGLRTAVLAMQMFVDGEVWKKVVYVDRLVQLFRYVPREQLTIPDFVFQHDLEVNGGKGLIVDPRTKHIYQRASSS, encoded by the exons ATgctgccgcgctcgccgccgtccgccgcggcgGGCCCCATGGTGCCCGGCGTTGGCGGCGTCGAGCCGGCCGTGACGCTGGACCGGGTGCCGCGCTGGAGCGACCCCGACCAGCGCATCTTCCCCTCGGCCTCCGACGAAACCTCCTCCGCGGAGGGCGGCGGATCCGAGCCGCCCGTCGCGTCCggcttcctctccttctccgacccgctcaccggcgacggcgccggcggcggtggccgcggcggcgcctcgcGGTTCCCCGTCGACCAGGAGATCAACTCCAGGATCTACCTGTGGCGAGGGCACCCCTGGAACCTCGAGGTCGACGCCGTCGTCAATTCCACCAACGAG AGCTTGGACGAGGCGCACAGTAGTCCTGGCCTGCACGCTGCAGCAGGGTCAGGGCTCGCGGAGGAATGCGCCACCTTG GGCGGGTGCCGGACAGGGATGGCAAAGATGACTAATGCCTATGATCTTCCTGCAAG GAAGGTTATCCATACTGTGGGCCCCAAATATGCTGTCAAGTATCACACAGCTGCCGAGAATGCACTTAGTCACTGTTACCGGTCCTGTTTGGAACTGCTTATTGAGAATGGTCTTGAAAG CATCGCAATGGGTTGCATATACACAGAAGCTAAAAACTACCCTCGTGAACCAGCTGCTCATGTGGCAATAA GAACTGTTAGACGTTTTCTGGAGAAGCAAAAAGGCAATATAGCTGGTGTTGTGTTTTGTACTACATCTTCATCTGACACAGAGATATACAAACG ATTGCTCCCTCTATATTTCCCTCGGGACAAGCAGGAGGAAGAAATTGCGGTATCAAAACTCCCAGCTGATGTCGGGGATGAGAATGGTGAAACAGTAATTGatgaaaggaaaataagaaTAAGACCTTTGCCTGCTGGTGTGGTAGACAGAACAGTGACTGCAGCACCTATAGATCTTCCTCTTTCTGATTCTGGATCGGCATTGAAGAG GGCTTCTTTCAAATTGGATTCATATTTGGATCCTTCGTTTATGTCAATAATTAAAGATCCAGATCTGCGGCGCAGGGAGCAGTGGGAAAAGTCTGCTCAAGCTCAAAAGGGGTTTAATTATGCTAGGTTACTTGGATATGGCGATCTTGGTTGTCCTTCATTATCTGCAGCAGAGGAATATTCACTTCATTCACGATACCTTGCTAAAGCGAATTCTCTGAATCTTTCAGAGATTGCTGAAATGAAAATAAT CTATCGTGGTGGAGTTGATATTGAAGGACGCCCGGTTCTGGTGGTTGTTGGTGCGCACTTTCTTCTTCGTTGCCTTGATCTTGAACGGTTTGTTCTGCATGTGGTGAAG GAGTTTGAACCTTTGATTCAGAAGCCATATACAATTGTATACTTGCACTCTGCAGCATCATTACAACC GCAACCAGATTTAGGATTCATGAAGCGATTACAACAAATACTTGGACGGAAACATCAGCGCAACCTTCAT GCGATTTATGTTCTCCACCCAACATTGGGATTGAGAACAGCTGTTTTGGCAATGCAGATGTTTGTAGATGGAGAG GTCTGGAAGAAAGTTGTATATGTGGATAGGCTTGTTCAGCTGTTCAGATACGTACCACGCGAGCAACTTACAATTCCCGATTTTGTCTTTCA GCATGATCTGGAGGTGAATGGTGGGAAGGGCCTAATCGTTGACCCAAGAACTAAGCACATTTATCAGAGGGCGTCCAGTTCATGA
- the LOC117840072 gene encoding uncharacterized protein: MMVACDFDLNITFISSGCEASATESKVLRSTMSKGLQVPPGKFYLVDGGYANTPSFLAPYRGVRYHLKEFGAGHRRSQNPKELFNHHHALLRNHVERALGVLKKHFPILKVATFHTLENQVKILVAAAIFLNVIQLLHGDEEWLHHQSDNINPTHFVSLPNSDQINDLGTTQGNVLRDTIAQEIWVQYQQHIN; encoded by the coding sequence ATGATGGTGGCTTGTGATTTCGATCTCAACATCACTTTCATTTCTAGTGGATGTGAGGCATCGGCTACAGAATCCAAAGTGCTAAGATCAACTATGAGCAAGGGCTTACAGGTACCTCCAGGCAAATTTTATCTGGTTGATGGAGGGTATGCAAATACTCCATCCTTCCTTGCTCCATATCGAGGAGTTCGATACCATTTGAAAGAATTTGGGGCGGGACATCGAAGATCCCAGAACCCAAAGGAGCTCTTCAACCACCACCACGCACTACTGAGGAACCATGTGGAAAGAGCTTTGGGGGTGCTTAAGAAGCACTTCCCCATTCTCAAAGTTGCCACATTCCACACGTTGGAAAATCAAGTAAAGATACTTGTAGCTGCtgccatcttcctcaatgtaATCCAATTACTTCATGGAGATGAGGAATGGTTACATCATCAGTCGGATAATATCAATCCAACACACTTTGTTTCTCTACCAAATAGTGATCAAATCAATGACCTAGGCACTACACAAGGCAACGTTTTAAGAGATACCATTGCGCAAGAAATATGGGTTCAGTACCAGCAACATATAAATTAG
- the LOC117836515 gene encoding probable inorganic phosphate transporter 1-3, whose translation MAGKQLNVLTTLDHAKTQWYHFMAIVIAGMGFFTDAYDLFCISLVSKLLGRLYYTEPNSPNPGSLPPNVSAAVNGVALCGTLAGQLFFGWLGDKLGRKSVYGFTLILMVLCSIASGLSFGRTPKGVIATLCFFRFWLGFGIGGDYPLSATIMSEYANKRTRGAFIAAVFAMQGFGILFGAIVALVVSAGFRNSYPAPSYQDNPTASLVVPEADYVWRIILMFGTIPAALTYYWRMKMPETARYTALIARNAKQAAADMSKVLNAEIVEDDADRAGREAAGAGSNKWGLFSAQFVRRHGLHLVATTSTWFLLDIAFYSQNLFQKDIFSKVGWIPPARTMNAVEEVFRIARAQALIALCGTIPGYWFTVAFIDIIGRFAIQLMGFFMMTVFMLGLAVPYHHWTTPGNHIGFVVMYAFTFFFANFGPNSTTFIVPAEIFPARLRSTCHGISAAAGKAGAIIGAFGFLYAAQDPHKPEDGYSPGIGIRNALFVLAGTNFLGMIMTLLVPESKGLSLEEISKEAVDDEAAA comes from the coding sequence ATGGCGGGCAAGCAGCTCAACGTTCTGACGACGCTGGACCATGCGAAGACGCAGTGGTACCACTTCATGGCCATCGTGATCGCCGGCATGGGCTTCTTCACGGACGCCTACGACCTCTTCTGCATCTCCCTCGTCTCCAAGCTGCTGGGCCGCCTCTACTACACCGAGCCCAACAGCCCCAACCCCGGCAGCCTGCCGCCCAACGTGTCGGCGGCCGTGAACGGCGTCGCGCTGTGCGGCACACTGGCCGGCCAGCTCTTCTTCGGCTGGCTCGGCGACAAGCTCGGCCGCAAGAGCGTCTACGGCTTCACGCTCATCCTCATGGTGCTCTGCTCCATCGCGTCGGGCCTCTCCTTTGGCCGCACGCCCAAGGGCGTCATCGCCACGCTCTGCTTCTTCCGCTTCTGGCTGGGCTTCGGCATCGGCGGCGACTACCCGCTCTCCGCCAccatcatgtccgagtacgccaACAAGCGCACCCGCGGCGCCTTCATCGCCGCCGTGTTCGCCATGCAAGGGTTCGGCATCCTCTTCGGCGCCATCGTGGCGCTCGTGGTGTCCGCCGGCTTCCGGAACTCGTACCCGGCGCCGTCGTACCAGGACAACCCCACGGCGTCGCTCGTCGTCCCCGAGGCCGACTACGTGTGGCGCATCATCCTCATGTTCGGCACCATCCCGGCGGCGCTCACCTACTACTGGCGGATGAAGATGCCGGAGACGGCGCGCTACACGGCGCTCATCGCGCGCAACGCCAAGCAGGCCGCGGCGGACATGTCCAAGGTGCTGAACGCGGAGATCGTCGAGGACGACGCGGACCGCGCCGggcgcgaggccgccggcgccggcagcaacAAGTGGGGGCTCTTCTCGGCGCAGTTCGTGCGCCGGCACGGGCTCCACCTCGTGGCCACCACCAGCACGTGGTTCCTGCTCGACATCGCCTTCTACAGCCAGAACCTGTTCCAGAAGGACATCTTCTCCAAGGTGGGGTGGATCCCGCCGGCGAGGACCATGAACGCCGTCGAGGAGGTGTTCCGCATCGCGCGCGCGCAGGCCCTCATCGCGCTCTGCGGCACCATCCCGGGCTACTGGTTCACCGTCGCCTTCATCGACATCATCGGCCGCTTCGCCATCCAGCTCATGGGCTTCTTCATGATGACCGTCTTCATGCTCGGCCTCGCCGTGCCGTACCACCACTGGACGACGCCGGGCAACCACATCGGCTTCGTCGTCATGTACgccttcaccttcttcttcgccaACTTCGGCCCCAACAGCACCACCTTCATCGTGCCCGCCGAGATCTTCCCGGCGAGGCTGCGGTCCACGTGCCACGGcatctcggccgccgccggcaaggccgGCGCCATCATCGGCGCGTTCGGGTTCCTCTACGCCGCGCAGGACCCGCACAAGCCGGAGGACGGGTACTCGCCCGGCATCGGCATCCGCAACGCGCTGTTCGTGCTCGCCGGCACCAACTTCCTGGGGATGATCATGACGCTGCTGGTGCCGGAGTCTAAGGGCTTGTCGCTTGAGGAGATATCCAAGGAGGccgtcgacgacgaggcggcggcttGA